The Nicotiana tabacum cultivar K326 chromosome 1, ASM71507v2, whole genome shotgun sequence genome segment TTACAACAATCGGGTTGTTGGAAAGCATCAAGCCTCATTATCGAGACACTTGGGTATATTAGTTCGTGATCGTAATATGTGTCCGTTTCAAGTACATTCATGGAAGGACATCGGAGAAGATAAGCCGGAACACATGTGGCGAGCTGTTACAGTAAGTATTTAAACCACTATTAAAGCAATACTTTCTTTTTTGAATTGCTCTTTTCAGGAAAATATTTCATGGGATATAATCTTGAAAATTGCTCTTGAGAAAGAGAAGTTTACTGGCCATATTTAGCAGCACATCTTCTCGTCCATAGTTAAAAATTTATTAATGAAGGCAATGTCTTGAGTGACTTTCTTTATTTAGTAGCACATCTTCTGTGAATCTTTATTTTTAAGTTGGTTTTTTGCATTTATAAGTTGTCTTGAATCTCTGTCAGTGATCTCTACCAATTACATTGTTAATAGTTTGAAATAGTTTATGCTTTACAAAGCTTCTTTACATTGAAGTGATCTCTGCCTAGTTTGGGCAACTTTCAATATTTCGAAGATTTAGACTTTTTTTAGAATCATCTATGTGGTAACATACCAAATGGAGTTACAGTTTCTCTCAATCTTTCTGTCAATAAATTGTCTGGTCCTTTGCCAATGGAAATTGGACCTCTAAACAATCTTGGGAAACTGGATGTTTCTAATAACATGTTGTCGGGGAAAATTCCTAGTATCATATATAGGTAAGTGTGTAACATTAGAGAGCCTTATTTTATCTGGCAACTTTTTTGAAGGTACAATTCCTTCATCTCTCAGTTCTTTGAGAGGTCTTGAGAAGTTGGATCTTTCTCGCACAAATTTCTCCGGCCAGAATCCAAGATTTCTGCAGCAAATTTctctaaaaaaattaaatttgtctTTAAATCAGTTCGAAGGTCAATTTCCAACTGAAGGGGTTTTCAGTAATGCAACTGCAATCTCCATAACTGTTAATAAGAACCTTTGCGGAGGTATACCAGAATTGAAGTTGCCAACATGTCCAAACACTGAACCTAAGGGAAGAGATAAATCCAGTAGCATTAAGTTAATGATCCCTCTACTTTCTGGACTTCTAGCACAGGTCTTGATAATGTATTTAGTCATAATCTTTCGGTTAAAAAAGGCAAAGAAAGAGTCGCCTTTAATATCTTCACCTACATGGGGGTTTCTTTTGAGAGTTACTCATGAGAACTTATTTAGTGCAACAAATGGATTCTCTTCTGCTAATTTTATTGGGAATGGTAGCTTTAGTTCTATTTACGAAGGGGTACTTGATCTAGGTGAACGATTAGTTGCGGTGAAAGTGATTAACATTGACCAACGAGGGGCTTTTAAGAGCTTCATGTCTGAGTGTGAGGCCCTGAGAAACATTAGGCATCGAAATCACTGACAGATGTTTTACAATGCTTTGTAAAGAAGCTTTACAATGCTTTAAGATGGATCTATTCTATAAACATATGTTTAACACATTAATTGCATTTGTAGTTTTTATAGCGAGCTACAATACATATTTAGTTTATATTATTAATTCATGGCAAAGTGGTTGCATTACTAATTTGCCTTTTTGATAATTTTCAAGTCATTTCCTTTCTTGATTGATGATTTTGCAAAATATTGTAAGATAAATTTGACAGTGATGACATGAATCATCAAAGATATCATGTCTTCAACCATATGAAAAAGTTATGGACTAATTGGAGAGGATCATTGCACAAATATGTGAAGTTTAAGCCATTGCATGAAGCTCTAAAAGA includes the following:
- the LOC142163166 gene encoding putative LRR receptor-like serine/threonine-protein kinase At3g47570 translates to MEIGPLNNLGKLDVSNNMLSGKIPSIIYSSLRGLEKLDLSRTNFSGQNPRFLQQISLKKLNLSLNQFEGQFPTEGVFSNATAISITVNKNLCGGIPELKLPTCPNTEPKGRDKSSSIKLMIPLLSGLLAQVLIMYLVIIFRLKKAKKESPLISSPTWGFLLRVTHENLFSATNGFSSANFIGNGSFSSIYEGVLDLGERLVAVKVINIDQRGAFKSFMSECEALRNIRHRNH